The Paeniglutamicibacter sulfureus genome includes a region encoding these proteins:
- a CDS encoding metal ABC transporter permease, producing the protein MDFFTRALITGALVGACCGLTGVLVLARRRVFFTQALTHATYPGAVGAAIIGIPIPVGAALAGLGLVFAMTGLDRQPRQGRQVAAGIILTGGFALGAIMQALVPNLPIDPEAFLIGSILTSRADALIVAAVTLLGVLVVFAGWGPRLLFSSADPIGYQAAGFNPARMDALALLVTTATVVAALPAVGAILMIALIAAPAQAARLMTKNLAGNLVLAPVLGMLSVFVGLHASRLTGIAAGSAIAMTAVLLFILAFGWRQALGSRGRNRVAGTASTLS; encoded by the coding sequence ATGGACTTCTTCACCCGTGCACTGATCACCGGCGCACTCGTCGGCGCCTGCTGCGGCCTCACCGGTGTGCTCGTGCTGGCCCGCCGTCGCGTGTTCTTCACCCAGGCGCTCACCCACGCCACCTATCCCGGAGCCGTCGGCGCGGCCATCATCGGCATCCCGATCCCGGTCGGTGCCGCCCTCGCGGGGCTGGGGCTGGTATTTGCCATGACGGGACTGGACCGGCAGCCGCGGCAGGGCCGGCAGGTTGCCGCCGGCATCATCCTGACCGGCGGTTTCGCGCTTGGTGCCATCATGCAGGCGCTCGTCCCCAACCTGCCCATTGACCCGGAAGCCTTCCTGATCGGATCGATCCTCACCAGTCGCGCCGACGCGCTCATCGTTGCCGCCGTCACGCTCCTCGGAGTGCTCGTCGTCTTTGCCGGGTGGGGCCCGAGGCTGCTGTTCTCCAGCGCGGATCCCATCGGCTACCAGGCGGCGGGATTCAATCCCGCCCGCATGGACGCACTCGCCCTGCTGGTCACCACCGCGACGGTCGTCGCCGCGCTTCCCGCGGTCGGTGCGATCCTCATGATTGCCCTCATTGCCGCCCCCGCACAGGCCGCAAGGCTCATGACCAAAAACCTCGCCGGGAACCTCGTGCTCGCTCCGGTCCTCGGCATGCTCTCGGTTTTCGTCGGTCTCCATGCCTCGCGGCTGACCGGGATCGCAGCCGGATCGGCCATTGCCATGACCGCAGTGCTGCTGTTCATCCTGGCATTCGGCTGGCGTCAGGCCCTCGGTTCCCGCGGCAGGAATCGCGTTGCCGGGACGGCGTCCACCCTCAGTTGA
- a CDS encoding metal ABC transporter permease, translated as MNLVDTLMTAFSLPFMNRAALLVIVLAVLAATVGLFVNLRGLEFMGDALVHAVFPGLAVGLAVAGEDGLVPGAFIAALLGSVILTLISRRGVAQDAALAIVLAGMFSVGVAVVSTRTDYSAQLEALLFGRMLAIPESQLIETTVIAVMAVVLLFILWRVQIFRAVDPNGSQAAGYRPVWIDLSLNVAIALAVVATAGAVGNLIVLAVIIIPVAVARLISRRLLLLPLIALGFALGAMWLGLAITYIGSVEAGLDLPSGATIVMTLVLGYLLVFFGRTGIDALQRRRGRARAASRAPESSQAGA; from the coding sequence GTGAACCTTGTGGACACCCTCATGACGGCCTTCAGCCTGCCGTTCATGAATCGGGCCGCCCTGCTCGTCATTGTCCTGGCAGTACTTGCCGCCACCGTCGGGCTGTTCGTCAACCTCCGCGGGCTGGAGTTCATGGGCGATGCGCTGGTGCACGCCGTGTTTCCCGGCCTCGCCGTCGGCCTTGCCGTAGCGGGCGAAGACGGCCTGGTGCCCGGCGCCTTCATCGCGGCGTTGCTGGGTTCGGTCATTCTCACGCTGATCTCCCGGCGCGGCGTGGCGCAGGACGCGGCGCTGGCCATCGTGCTCGCGGGCATGTTCTCCGTCGGGGTCGCCGTTGTCAGCACCCGAACGGATTATTCGGCACAGCTGGAAGCCCTGCTTTTCGGGCGCATGCTTGCCATTCCGGAAAGCCAGCTGATCGAGACAACGGTCATCGCCGTGATGGCGGTTGTACTCCTGTTCATCCTTTGGCGTGTGCAGATTTTCCGCGCGGTCGACCCCAATGGATCGCAGGCCGCGGGCTATCGCCCCGTATGGATCGACCTGAGCCTGAACGTCGCGATTGCCCTGGCCGTGGTGGCAACGGCGGGCGCGGTGGGGAACCTCATCGTGTTGGCCGTCATCATCATCCCGGTCGCCGTAGCACGATTGATCAGCCGCCGTCTGCTGCTGTTGCCGCTGATCGCACTTGGCTTCGCGCTCGGCGCCATGTGGCTGGGACTGGCCATCACCTACATCGGTTCCGTCGAGGCGGGCCTGGACCTGCCCAGCGGAGCGACAATCGTCATGACCCTGGTGCTGGGCTACCTTTTAGTCTTCTTTGGGCGGACCGGCATCGACGCACTTCAACGCCGCCGCGGGCGTGCACGCGCCGCATCGCGCGCACCGGAATCCTCACAGGCAGGAGCCTGA